One genomic window of Sarcophilus harrisii chromosome X, mSarHar1.11, whole genome shotgun sequence includes the following:
- the AKAP4 gene encoding LOW QUALITY PROTEIN: A-kinase anchor protein 4 (The sequence of the model RefSeq protein was modified relative to this genomic sequence to represent the inferred CDS: inserted 4 bases in 3 codons; deleted 2 bases in 1 codon; substituted 1 base at 1 genomic stop codon) has protein sequence MSDDIDWLHSRRGVCKVDLYSPTGQQDQDRKVICFVDVSTLNVEDKDKEGGPSSEGELDLESLEEKEIIVIKDTEKLDQSKTEGSVCLFKQAPSDPISVLNWLLNDLQKYALGFQHALSPSSSSCKHKVGDLEGGYRSHPNKDNCYSVYADELSMDYVANNPHNLRLEMAAAKNTNNNQSPSSPPAKSPSTQRAVISPDGECSMDDLSFYVNRLSSLVIQMARKEIKEKLEGGSKCLHHSIYASAGDKGKNSPRSAVSKIASEMAHDAVEVTSAEMRGPGDLDHKDRKTFLYSELSNKSKGGDKQMCQRDSKEFADSISKGLMVYANQVASDMMVSVMKTLKVHSSGKPIPACVVLKRVLLKHTKEIVSDLIDSCMKNLHNITGVLMTDSDFVSAVKRNLFNHGKQNAADIMEAMLKRLVSALLGEKKETKSQSLAYASLKAGTHDAKNKNQSLEFSAMKAEMMKGGGKDKGKMKPDQCKSLTSAEKVSEHILKESLTMWNQKQGGGQTKMHGKVGACREDKREKISPSTDSLAKDLIVSALMLIQYHLTQQAKGKDALEEPEQPGCYMAQGTHYEKSGGGQSAKALSMKHLESRGSGQHAGPRPRRVRRKELDTQKLDMSNIVLMLIQKLLSESPXTLDEQCESGESKRAESKSKVSTSTSKRSERCEEHXSRHQEFDFISGMKQVNRQFVDQLVESVMKLCLIMAKYSNNGAGLAELEEQQGLNHSPSFRASNSRCAQDAMMSHSYHDNPGPEVIVNNQSSTSNLQKQLQAVLQWIAASQFNVPMLYFMGDEDGQLEKLPEVSAKAAEKGYSVGDXLQEVMKFAKERQLDEAVGEHGXKNLLDWLLANL, from the exons ATGTCTGATGATATTGACTGGTTACATAGCCGCAGAGGGGTCTGCAAGGTTGATCTCTACAGCCCAACAGGACAACAAGATCAGGATCGAAAAGTG ATTTGCTTCGTCGATGTATCAACTCTCAATGTAGAGGACAAAGACAAG GAAGGAGGACCTAGTTCAGAGGGAGAACTGGACCTGGAGAGTTTGGAAGAGAAGGAGATAATTGTCATCAAGGACACAGAGAAATTGGATCAGTCCAAG acCGAAGGATCCGTGTGCCTTTTCAAACAAGCACCTTCGGACCCCATCAGCGTCCTTAATTGGCTCCTCAACGATCTCCAAAAATACGCTCTCGGCTTCCAGCATGCTCTGAGCCCCTCGTCCTCGAGCTGTAAGCACAAAGTTGGGGACCTCGAAGGTGGGTACCGTAGTCACCCCAACAAAGACAACTGCTACAGCGTCTACGCTGATGAACTGAGCATGGACTACGTAGCAAACAACCCCCACAATTTGCGTCTGGAGATGGCCGCAGCCAAGAACACCAACAACAACCAGAGTCCTTCAAGTCCCCCGGCGAAATCACCCAGCACGCAGCGAGCAGTCATATCTCCCGACGGAGAGTGTTCCATGGACGACCTCTCCTTCTACGTCAACCGACTGTCGTCCCTTGTGATCCAGATGGCTCGCAAGGAGATCAAGGAAAAGCTCGAAGGAGGAAGCAAATGCTTGCACCACTCCATCTACGCCTCCGCTGGGGACAAAGGCAAGAACAGCCCCCGAAGCGCAGTCAGCAAGATTGCCTCCGAGATGGCCCACGACGCGGTAGAGGTGACTTCAGCTGAAATGAGAGGCCCCGGAGACCTTGATCATAAGGACCGAAAGACCTTCTTATACAGCGAATTATCCAATAAATCTAAGGGAGGGGACAAACAGATGTGCCAGAGAGACAGTAAAGAATTCGCCGACTCCATCAGCAAAGGCCTGATGGTCTACGCCAACCAGGTGGCCTCTGACATGATGGTATCTGTCATGAAGACCTTGAAAGTCCACAGCTCTGGTAAGCCCATCCCGGCCTGTGTTGTACTGAAGAGAGTCCTGCTGAAGCACACTAAAGAGATCGTGTCTGACTTAATTGATTCTTGCATGAAGAACTTACACAACATCACTGGTGTACTGATGACCGACTCTGACTTTGTCTCAGCTGTAAAGAGAAATCTGTTCAACCATGGCAAACAGAATGCCGCCGATATCATGGAAGCGATGCTCAAACGCTTAGTCAGTGCCCTtcttggggagaaaaaagaaacaaaatcccaGAGTCTGGCCTACGCCTCCTTGAAAGCCGGAACCCATGATGCCAAGAACAAGAACCAGAGCCTTGAGTTCTCTGCCATGAAAGCCGAAATGATGAAGGGAGGCgggaaagacaaaggaaaaatgaagccCGACCAGTGTAAGTCCCTGACCAGTGCCGAAAAGGTCAGCGAGCACATCCTCAAAGAGAGCCTCACCATGTGGAACCAGAAGCAGGGTGGAGGTCAGACCAAGATGCACGGCAAAGTGGGCGCCTGCCGGGAAGACAAGAGGGAGAAGATCAGCCCTTCCACCGATTCCTTGGCCAAGGACCTGATCGTCTCCGCCCTGATGTTAATCCAATACCATCTGACCCAGCAGGCCAAGGGAAAGGACGCGCTGGAAGAACCAGAGCAGCCCGGATGCTACATGGCCCAGGGCACCCATTACGAGAAGTCCGGCGGCGGCCAGAGCGCCAAGGCGCTCTCCATGAAACATCTGGAATCTCGGGGCAGCGGCCAACACGCCGGTCCTCGACCACGTCGTGTACGCCGAAAAGAGCTGGACACCCAAAAATTAGACATGTCCAACATAGTGTTGATGCTTATCCAGAAGCTCCTGAGCGAGAGTC TCACCTTAGACGAGCAGTGCGAGTCGGGCGAGAGCAAACGGGCGGAATCCAAGTCCAAAGTCTCCACATCCACGTCAAAGCGGTCCGAGAGGTGCGAGGAGCA TTCAAGACATCAGGAGTTCGACTTCATCAGTGGGATGAAGCAAGTGAACCGACAGTTCGTGGACCAGCTGGTCGAATCCGTAATGAAGCTGTGCCTCATCATGGCCAAGTATAGCAACAACGGGGCGGGCCTCGCTGAGCTGGAGGAACAACAAGGCCTCAACCACTCGCCCAGCTTCCGGGCCAGCAATTCCAGGTGTGCTCAAGATGCTATGATGTCTCATTCTTATCACGATAACCCCGGGCCTGAAGTCATTGTCAACAACCAATCTTCTACTAGCAACCTGCAGAAGCAGCTCCAAGCGGTCCTCCAGTGGATTGCCGCGTCGCAGTTCAATGTCCCCATGCTCTATTTCATGGGAGATGAGGATGGTCAGCTCGAGAAG CTTCCTGAAGTGTCAGCCAAGGCTGCTGAGAAAGGGTACAGCGTTGGAG CTCTCCAAGAGGTCATGAAGTTTGCCAAAGAAAGACAACTCGATGAAGCAGTCGGGGAACATGGCTAGAAA AACCTGCTGGACTGGCTGCTCGCTAACCTGTGA